In a single window of the Elaeis guineensis isolate ETL-2024a chromosome 4, EG11, whole genome shotgun sequence genome:
- the LOC105042719 gene encoding LOW QUALITY PROTEIN: uncharacterized protein (The sequence of the model RefSeq protein was modified relative to this genomic sequence to represent the inferred CDS: inserted 2 bases in 2 codons): MATANASTSAAATALDPPAASAMEEAAAKAVHKRYEGLMTVRTKAIKGKGAWYWAHLEPILVQSSDTGLPKXVKLRCSLCDAVFSASNPSRTASEHLKRGTCPNFTSXSSAAAPALPSPPPKPISSIAPCSSIGHHHHNSRKRSSSAANPPPGSSYHHHLHSSSLALIDPSRFSSSSSPTAASAGGDVVVYPSSATPPPPHHLVLSGGKEDLGALAMLEDSVKKLKSPKTSPGPALSKAQVDSALSLLSDWFYESSGAVSLSSAEHPKFRSFLHHVGLPMLSRRDLAGPRLDARFEEARADADARIRDALFFQLSSDGWRPRDAASSSSSDALVSLSVNLPNGTSVFHRAVLTHGGAPSKYAEEVLWDTVADVCGSSVQRCAGIVTDRFKSTALRNLENQHNWMVNLYCQLQGFYNLIKDFARELPLFHSVVFNCCKLATFFNTKNQARGIFHKYQLQELDHTFLLCVPPSFNSSADRVSHSREIVRDFVPVFAMLEDIVASSRALQLAVHDESYKLVCLEDSIARELGEMIRDMGFWGDLNAVCSLVKLVKEMAQEMEAERPLVGQCLPLWNELRAKVKDWCNKFSIEDGPVKKVVEKRFEKNYHPAWSAAFILDPLYLIKDSSGKYLPPFKCLTPDQEKDVDRLITRMVSREEAHIALMELMKWRAEGLDPLYAQAVQVKKPDPVTGKMKIANPQSSRLVWETHLSEFKSLGKVAVRLIFLHATSCGYKCNLSLLRWVCMHGRSRAGMDRAQKLVFVAAHAKLERRDFSNEEEKDAELFDDGEDYMLHESAFVDA, from the exons ATGGCGACAGCGAATGCCTCCACTTCGGCGGCGGCGACGGCGCTGGACCCGCCTGCGGCGTCGGCGATGGAGGAAGCGGCCGCGAAGGCGGTGCACAAGAGGTACGAGGGGCTGATGACGGTGCGGACCAAGGCGATCAAGGGGAAGGGGGCGTGGTACTGGGCCCACCTCGAGCCCATCCTCGTCCAGAGCTCCGACACCGGCCTCCCCA GCGTCAAGCTCCGCTGCTCCCTCTGCGACGCCGTCTTCTCCGCCTCCAACCCCTCCCGCACCGCCTCCGAGCACCTCAAGCGCGGCACCTGCCCCAATTTCACCT CCTCCTCCGCCGCCGCCCCCGCCCTCCCCTCCCCACCCCCCAAGCCCATCTCCTCCATCGCCCCCTGCTCCTCCATCGGCCACCACCATCACAACAGCCGCAAGCGCTCCTCATCCGCCGCCAACCCTCCGCCGGGCTCCTCCTACCACCACCACCTCCACTCTTCCTCTCTCGCCCTCATCGACCCTTCccgcttctcctcctcctcctccccgaccGCCGCCTCCGCTGGCGGCGACGTCGTCGTGTACCCCTCTTCCGCCACCCCGCCTCCGCCGCACCACCTGGTCCTCTCCGGCGGGAAGGAGGACCTGGGGGCTCTGGCGATGCTGGAGGACAGCGTTAAGAAGCTCAAAAGCCCCAAGACCTCCCCCGGCCCTGCCCTCTCCAAGGCCCAGGTCGACTCCGCCCTCTCCCTCCTCTCCGACTGGTTCTACGAGTCCTCCGGCGCCGTCTCCCTCTCCTCCGCCGAGCACCCCAAGTTCCGCTCCTTCCTTCACCACGTCGGCCTCCCCATGCTCTCCCGCCGCGACCTCGCCGGCCCCCGCCTCGATGCCCGCTTCGAGGAGGCCCGCGCCGATGCGGACGCCCGCATCCGCGACgctctcttcttccagctctcctcCGACGGCTGGCGCCCCCGCGacgccgcctcctcctcctcctccgacgcgCTCGTCAGCCTCTCCGTCAACCTCCCCAACGGCACCTCCGTCTTCCACCGCGCCGTCCTCACTCACGGCGGCGCCCCCTCCAAGTACGCCGAGGAGGTCCTCTGGGACACCGTCGCCGACGTCTGCGGCAGCTCCGTCCAGCGCTGCGCTGGCATCGTCACTGACCGCTTCAAGTCCACGGCGCTGCGCAACCTCGAGAACCAGCACAATTGGATGGTCAACCTCTACTGTCAGCTGCAGGGCTTCTACAATCTCATCAAAGACTTTGCTCGCGAACTCCCTCTCTTCCACTCCGTCGTCTTCAACTGCTGTAAACTCGCCACCTTCTTCAACACCAAGAACCAGGCTAGAGGTATCTTCCATAAATACCAACTCCAAGAACTCGATCACACATTCCTCCTCTGTGTCCCGCCCTCGTTCAACTCTTCGGCGGACAGAGTCTCCCACAGCAGAGAGATTGTTCGTGATTTTGTCCCCGTCTTCGCAATGCTTGAGGACATCGTGGCCTCTTCCCGAGCGCTCCAATTGGCAGTCCATGACGAGTCCTACAAGCTTGTCTGCCTTGAGGACTCAATAGCGAGAGAATTGGGGGAGATGATCCGGGACATGGGTTTCTGGGGCGATTTGAATGCAGTATGCTCGCTTGTTAAGTTGGTCAAGGAGATGGCTCAGGAAATGGAGGCCGAGCGGCCGCTCGTTGGGCAATGTCTCCCTCTGTGGAACGAGCTGAGGGCAAAGGTGAAGGATTGGTGCAACAAATTCAGCATTGAGGACGGACCTGTGAAGAAGGTGGTCGAGAAAAGGTTCGAGAAGAACTACCATCCCGCTTGGTCGGCGGCGTTCATATTGGATCCATTGTATTTGATTAAGGATTCCAGTGGGAAGTACCTCCCACCATTCAAGTGCTTGACGCCGGATCAGGAGAAGGATGTGGACAGGCTGATCACTAGGATGGTTTCCCGAGAGGAAGCCCATATTGCATTGATGGAGCTGATGAAGTGGAGGGCAGAGGGGTTGGATCCTCTCTATGCACAGGCAGTGCAGGTGAAGAAGCCCGATCCAGTGACGGGGAAGATGAAGATTGCGAACCCACAGAGCAGCCGGCTCGTGTGGGAGACGCACCTCAGTGAGTTCAAATCACTAGGGAAGGTGGCTGTGCGGCTCATCTTCCTTCACGCCACCTCGTGTGGATACAAGTGCAATCTGTCGCTGCTGCGATGGGTGTGCATGCATGGCCGCTCAAGAGCGGGTATGGATCGAGCTCAGAAGCTGGTCTTCGTGGCAGCCCATGCAAAGCTAGAAAGGAGGGATTTCTCAAATGAGGAGGAGAAGGATGCGGAGCTCTTCGATGATGGGGAGGATTATATGCTACATGAGTCTGCCTTTGTGGATGCCTAA